The Equus caballus isolate H_3958 breed thoroughbred chromosome 13, TB-T2T, whole genome shotgun sequence genome includes a window with the following:
- the TRIP6 gene encoding thyroid receptor-interacting protein 6, whose amino-acid sequence MSGPTWLPPKQPEPARAPQGRVLPRGAPGPPPAPGAALQPHPRVNFCPLPSEQCYQAPGGPEDRGLAWVGCHGAPQRSQGLPPDRGGLRPGSLDAEIDSLTSMLAELDGGRGHAPRRPDRQAYEAPQPPAYRTGSLKPNGGGVPSPPLPASPYGGPTPASYTTASTPAGPAFPVQVKVAQPVRGCGPPRRGASQASGPLPGPNFPLPGRGEVWGPGYRSHREPGPGGKEEVAGVSGHAGGGRGGGYGPQVPLSQPPEEELERLTKKLVHDMNHPPSGEYFGRCGGCGEDVVGDGAGVVALDRVFHVGCFVCSTCRAQLRGQHFYAVERRAYCESCYVATLEKCSTCSQPILDRILRAMGKAYHPGCFTCVVCHRGLDGIPFTVDATSQIHCIEDFHRKFAPRCSVCGGAIMPEPGQEETVRIVALDRSFHIGCYKCEECGLLLSSEGECQGCYPLDGHILCKACSAWRIQELSATVTTDC is encoded by the exons ATGTCGGGGCCCACCTGGCTCCCCCCGAAGCAGCCGGAGCCCGCCAGAGCCCCCCAGGGGAGAGTGCTCCCCCGGGGCGCCCCAGGGCCGCCGCCAGCCCCCGGAGCAG cactccagccccaccccagggtcAATTTTTGCCCCCTCCCATCTGAGCAGTGTTACCAGGCCCCGGGGGGACCAGAggatagggggctggcctgggtggGGTGCCATGGAGCACCCCAGCGCTCACAG GGGCTCCCCCCAGACCGAGGGGGCTTACGCCCAGGAAGTCTGGATGCTGAGATCGATTCGCTGACCAGCATGCTGGCTGAGCTGGACGGGGGTCGTGGTCATGCCCCACGgcggcctgaccggcag GCTTATGAGGCCCCTCAGCCCCCTGCCTACCGCACGGGCTCCCTGAAGCCGAATGGAGGGGGTGTTCCTTCCCCACCGCTCCCAGCATCCCCTTATGGGGGCCCCACTCCGGCCTCCTACACAACAGCCAGCACCCCTGCTGGCCCTGCCTTCCCTGTGCAAGTGAAGGTGGCACAACCAGTGAGGGGCTGTGGCCCCCCCAGGCGGGGGGCCTCTCAGGCCTCTGGGCCCCTTCCAGGCCCCAACTTTCCTCTCCCAGGCCGAGGTGAAGTCTGGGGGCCTGGCTATAGGAGCCACCGAGAGCCAGGGCCAGGGGGTAAAGAGGAGGTTGCGGGGGTCTCTGGCCACGCAGGCGGAGGAAGAGGAGGCGGGTATGGGCCCCAG GTCCCCCTGAGCCAGCCTCCTGAGGAGGAACTTGAGAGGCTGACCAAGAAGCTGGTGCACGACATGAACCACCCGCCCAGCGGGGAGTACTTCG gccGGTGTGGTGGCTGCGGAGAAGATGTGGTCGGGGATGGGGCCGGGGTTGTGGCCCTGGACCGCGTCTTCCACGTTGGCTGCTTTGTGTGCTCTACGTGCCGGGCCCAGCTTCGGGGCCAGCATTTCTATGCTGTGGAGAGGAGGGCGTATTGTGAGAGCTGCTATGTG GCCACTCTGGAGAAGTGCTCCACATGCTCCCAACCCATCCTAGACCGGATCCTGCGGGCTATGGGGAAGGCCTACCATCCTGGCTGTTTCACTTGCGTGGTGTGCCACCGTGGCCTCGACGGCATCCCTTTCACGGTGGATGCCACTAGCCAGATCCATTGCATTGAGGACTTCCACAG GAAGTTTGCCCCACGATGCTCAGTGTGTGGTGGGGCCATCATGCCTGAACCAGGTCAGGAGGAGACAGTGCGAATTGTTGCTCTGGATCGCAGTTTTCACATTGGCTGTTACAAGTGCGAG GAGTGTGGGCTGCTGCTGTCCTCTGAGGGCGAGTGTCAGGGCTGCTACCCACTGGATGGGCATATCTTGTGCAAGGCCTGCAGTGCCTGGCGCATCCAGGAGCTCTCAGCCACTGTCACCACCGACTGCTGA
- the SLC12A9 gene encoding solute carrier family 12 member 9 gives MASENSPLLAYRLLGEEGVAFPANGAGAPGGASARKLSTFLGVVVPTVLSMFSIVVFLRIGFVVGHAGLLQALAMLLVAYFILALTVLSVCAIATNGAVRGGGAYFMISRTLGPEVGGSIGLMFYLANVCGCAVSLLGLVEAVLDTFGADAMGSGGLRVLPQGYGWSLLYGSLLLGLVGGVCTLGAGLYARASFLTFLLVSGSLASVLVSFVAVGPRNIPLTPRPGPNGSSLPPQFGHFTGFNSSTLKANLGAGYAKDYTTGAMMTFASVFAVLFNGCTGIMAGANMSGELKDPSRAIPLGTIIAVAYTFFIYILLFFLSSFTCDRTLLQEDYGFFRAISLWPPLVLIGIYATSLSASMSSLIGASRILHALAQDDLFGVILAPAKVVSRGGNPWGAVLYSWALVQLVLLAGKLNTLAAVVTVFYLVAYAAVDLSCLSLEWASAPNFRPTFSLFSWHTCLLGVASCLLMMFLISPGAAGGSLLLMALLSALLTARGGPSSWGYVSQALLFHQVRKYLLRLDVRKDHVKFWRPQLLLLVGNPRGALPLLRLANQLKKGGLYVLGHVTLGDLDCLPSDPVQPQYGAWLSLVDRAQVKAFVDLTLSPSVRQGAQHLLRISGLGGMKPNTLVLGFYDDAAPQDHFLTDPAFSEPADGTQEGGTPALSTLFPPPRAPGSPRALTPQDYVATVADALKMNKNVVLARACGALPPERLSRGSGGTSQPHHVDVWPLNLLRPRGGPGYVDVCGLFLLQMATILGMVPAWHSARLRIFLCLGPREAPGAAEGRLRALLSQLRIRAEVQEVVWGEGAGSQEPEEEEEGDFVNGRRGDAEAEALACSANALIRAQQGRGRGGGPGGPEGGDGVEGPATALTFLYLPRPPADAARYPRYLALLEMLSRDLGPTLLIHGVTPVTCTDL, from the exons ATGGCCAGTGAGAACTCTCCTCTGCTGGCTTACCGGCtcctgggggaggaaggggttGCCTTCCCTGCGAATGGGGCTGGGGCTCCTGGAGGAGCATCTGCCCGGAAGCTCTCCACCTTCCTGGGTGTGGTGGTGCCCACGGTCCTGTCCATGTTCAGTATAGTTGTCTTCCTGAGGATTG GGTTCGTGGTGGGCCATGCTGGGCTCCTGCAGGCTTTGGCCATGCTCCTGGTTGCCTACTTCATCCTGGCACTCACCGTCCTCTCTGTCTGTGCCATTGCCACCAATGGAGCTGTCCGGGGGGGTGGAGCCTACT TCATGATCAGCCGGACCCTGGGGCCTGAGGTCGGGGGCAGCATTGGCCTCATGTTCTACCTGGCTAACGTCTGTGGCTGTGCCGTCTCCCTGCTGGGGCTGGTGGAAGCTGTGCTCGATACCTTCGGGGCTG ATGCCATGGGGTCCGGGGGGCTCCGGGTCCTGCCCCAGGGCTACGGCTGGAGCCTGCTCTACGGCTCCCTGCTGCTGGGCCTCGTGGGTGGGGTCTGCACACTAGGGGCTGGCCTCTACGCCCGCGCCTCCTTCCTCACATTCCTGCTGGTCTCGGGTTCTCTGGCCTCGGTGCTGGTCAGCTTTGTGGCTGTGGGGCCCAGGAACATCCCCTTGACCCCTCGGCCTGGTCCCAATGGCTCCTCCCTGCCGCCCCAGTTCGGCCACTTCACCGGCTTCAACAGCAGCACTCTCAAGGCCAATCTGGGTG CTGGCTACGCCAAGGACTACACCACGGGGGCCATGATGACCTTCGCCAGCGTCTTTGCcgtcctttttaatggctgcacgGGCATCATGGCTGGGGCCAACATGTCAG GGGAGCTGAAGGACCCCAGCCGGGCGATTCCTCTGGGTACCATCATCGCCGTAGCCTATACCTTCTTCATCTACatcttgcttttcttcctctccagcttcacctgtgacag GACGCTGTTGCAGGAGGACTATGGGTTCTTTCGCGCCATCAGCCTGTGGCCCCCGCTGGTGCTGATAGGTATCTACGCCACCTCACTCTCAGCCTCCATGAGCTCCCTCATCGGCGCCTCCCGCATCCTCCACGCCCTGGCCCAGGATGACCTCTTCG GAGTCATCTTGGCACCGGCCAAGGTCGTGTCCCGAGGGGGGAATCCTTGGGGAGCCGTGCTGTATTCTTGGGCCCTAGTGCAG CTGGTGCTCCTGGCTGGGAAGCTGAACACACTGGCCGCTGTGGTCACCGTCTTCTACTTGGTGGCCTATGCTGCGGTGGACCTGTCCTGCCTGAGCCTGGAGTGGGCCTCGGCCCCCAACTTCCG CCCCACCTTCAGCCTGTTCTCCTGGCATACCTGCTTGCTGGGGGtggcctcctgcctcctcatgATGTTTCTCATCAGCCCTGGAGCGGCCGGTGGCTCTCTGCTTCTCATGGCCCTGCTTTCTGCCCTGCTCACAGCTCGAGGAGGTCCCAGCAGCTGGGGCTATGTCAGCCAGGCGTTGCTTTTCCACCAG GTGCGTAAATACCTGCTCCGGCTGGACGTCCGGAAGGATCACGTGAAGTTCTGGCGGCCCCAGCTGCTGCTCCTGGTGGGGAACCCCCGGGGTGCCCTGCCTCTACTGCGGTTGGCCAACCAGCTCAAAAAGGGGGGACTCTATGTGCTGGGCCATGTCACCCTGGGAGACCTTG ACTGCCTGCCCTCGGACCCTGTGCAGCCCCAGTACGGGGCGTGGCTGAGCCTGGTGGACCGGGCGCAAGTAAAGGCCTTCGTGGACCTCACCCTCTCGCCCTCCGTACGCCAGGGAGCTCAGCATCTGCTGCGGATCTCGGGCCTTG GTGGCATGAAGCCCAACACGTTGGTCCTGGGTTTCTACGATGATGCTGCACCGCAGGACCACTTCCTGACAGACCCGGCTTTCTCTGAGCCTGCAGATGGCACCCAGGAGGGTGGGACCCCAGCCTTGAGCACCCTGTTCCCTCCACCACGGGCTCCTGGGAGCCCCCGGGCTCTCACTCCCCAGGACTATGTGGCCACCGTGGCGGATGCCCTCAAGATGAACAAGAATGTGGTTCTGGCCCGAGCCTGTGGGGCCCTGCCCCCTGAGCGGCTGAGCCGGGGCTCTGGGGGCACCTCTCAGCCACATCACGTGGACGTGTGGCCCCTCAACCTGCTGCGGCCCCGGGGTGGGCCTGGCTATGTGGACGTCTGCGGCCTCTTCCTGCTGCAGATGGCAACCATCTTGGGCATGGTGCCTGCTTGGCACAGTGCCCGGCTCCGGATCTTCTTGTGCCTGGGGCCTCGGGAGGCCCCCGGGGCGGCTGAGGGGCGGCTCCGGGCACTGCTGAGCCAGCTGAGGATCCGGGCCGAGGTGCAGGAGGTGGTGTGGGGTGAGGGGGCTGGGTCCCAGgagcctgaggaggaggaggaaggggactTTGTGAATGGCAGGCGGGGAGACGCTGAGGCAGAGGCCCTGGCATGCAGCGCCAACGCCCTGATTCGGGCCCAGCAGGGGCGTGGCAGAGGAGGAGGGCCAGGTGGGCCTGAGGGTGGGGATGGCGTGGAGGGGCCTGCCACCGCCCTCACCTTCCTGTACCTGCCTCGGCCACCTGCTGATGCTGCCCGATACCCCCGGTACCTGGCCCTCCTGGAGATGCTGAGCCGTGATCTGGGCCCCACGCTGCTCATCCATGGCGTCACCCCTGTCACCTGTACTGATCTCTGA